A genomic window from Halorubrum trapanicum includes:
- a CDS encoding methylmalonyl-CoA mutase codes for MYDPEELAEIRAAKESWEDGTYGETVDRFGEREETFTTDTGGQEVDPLYTPADVETDYREDLGYPGEEPYTRGVYSTMHRGRLWTMRQYAGMGTAAETNERFRYLIDEGSSGLSMAFDLPTQMGYDSDAAMAEGEVGRSGVAIDTLDDFETVFDSIPLDEVSTSMTINAPAAVLLAMYVAMGDEQGVPREELRGTIQNDIMKEYIARNLYIYPPKESMRLITDIFEFCAAETPSFNTISISGYHIREAGSTAAQEIAFTLGDGIEYVEGAIDAGLDVDEFAPQLSFFFNAHNNIFEEAAKFRAARRMWAQIMDERFDAQNPKSKQLKFHTQTGGSTLTAQQIENNVVRVSYQALAAVLGGTQSLHTNGKDEALALPTEKSVRTALRTQQILAHESGAADTIDPLAGSYYVEDLTDGIEEEAFEILEEVDRRGGMLEAVESGWVQRQIQDVAFERQQEIEEGERIIVGVNKFEVDEEPEMDLEEVDPEQEQNQRDRLNEVKADRDDDAVDDALTGLREAAQGSENVMPHIVDAVKAYATVQEVSDVLRDEFGEYKPGR; via the coding sequence ATGTACGATCCCGAGGAACTCGCCGAGATCCGGGCGGCCAAGGAGTCGTGGGAGGACGGCACCTACGGCGAGACGGTCGACCGGTTCGGCGAGCGCGAGGAGACGTTCACCACCGATACCGGCGGCCAGGAGGTCGACCCCCTCTACACCCCCGCCGACGTCGAGACGGACTACCGGGAGGACCTCGGCTACCCCGGCGAGGAGCCGTACACCCGGGGGGTCTACTCGACGATGCACCGGGGGCGGCTGTGGACGATGCGCCAGTACGCCGGGATGGGCACCGCCGCGGAGACGAACGAGCGGTTCCGCTACCTCATCGACGAGGGCTCGTCGGGCCTCTCGATGGCGTTCGACCTGCCGACGCAGATGGGGTACGACTCCGACGCCGCGATGGCCGAGGGCGAGGTCGGCCGCTCCGGCGTCGCTATCGACACCTTAGACGACTTCGAGACCGTCTTCGACTCGATTCCGCTCGACGAGGTGTCCACGTCGATGACGATCAACGCCCCCGCCGCCGTCCTCCTCGCGATGTACGTCGCGATGGGCGACGAGCAGGGCGTCCCGCGCGAGGAGCTCCGCGGGACGATTCAAAACGACATCATGAAGGAGTACATCGCGCGGAACCTCTACATCTACCCGCCGAAGGAGTCGATGCGGCTGATCACGGACATCTTCGAGTTCTGCGCGGCCGAGACGCCTTCGTTCAACACCATCTCCATCTCGGGGTATCACATCCGCGAGGCGGGCTCGACCGCCGCCCAGGAGATCGCCTTCACCCTCGGCGACGGCATCGAGTACGTCGAGGGCGCGATCGACGCCGGGCTCGACGTCGACGAGTTCGCCCCGCAGCTCTCCTTCTTCTTCAACGCCCACAACAACATCTTCGAAGAGGCCGCGAAGTTCCGCGCCGCGCGCCGGATGTGGGCGCAGATCATGGACGAGCGGTTCGACGCCCAGAACCCCAAGTCGAAGCAGCTGAAGTTCCACACCCAGACCGGCGGCTCGACGCTCACCGCCCAGCAGATCGAGAACAACGTCGTCCGCGTCTCCTACCAGGCGCTCGCGGCGGTGCTCGGCGGTACCCAGAGCCTCCACACGAACGGGAAAGACGAGGCGCTCGCGTTACCGACCGAGAAGTCGGTCCGCACCGCGCTCCGCACCCAGCAGATCCTCGCCCACGAGTCGGGCGCGGCCGACACGATCGACCCGCTCGCGGGGTCGTACTACGTCGAGGACCTCACAGACGGGATCGAAGAGGAGGCGTTCGAGATCTTAGAGGAGGTCGACCGGCGCGGCGGGATGCTGGAGGCCGTCGAGAGCGGGTGGGTCCAGCGACAGATCCAGGACGTCGCCTTCGAGCGCCAGCAGGAGATCGAGGAGGGCGAGCGGATCATCGTCGGCGTCAACAAGTTCGAGGTCGACGAGGAGCCGGAGATGGACTTAGAGGAGGTCGACCCGGAACAGGAGCAGAACCAGCGCGACCGCCTGAACGAGGTGAAGGCAGACCGCGACGACGACGCGGTCGACGACGCCCTCACCGGGCTGCGAGAGGCCGCACAGGGGAGCGAGAACGTGATGCCCCACATCGTCGACGCGGTGAAGGCGTACGCGACGGTCCAGGAGGTCTCGGACGTCCTCCGCGACGAGTTCGGGGAGTACAAGCCGGGGCGGTGA
- a CDS encoding formate/nitrite transporter family protein: protein MNREPSGLFLSGLSAGLDIGFGPLLMAVALTLSPGGYGDLGTELLLASVYSVGFIFVILGRSELFTEHTMLAVIPVLDRQASLRQLGRLWGLVYVGNLLGGLSFALLATLLTPGLGVVEAAAFEAIALKLVSHDLAWLFVGGVFAGWLMGLLAWLITAAQETTGRLLMVLIVTGTIGLLHLPHSIAGNVEVLFGLFVSPAITVTDYLSFLALATVGNAVGGGIFVAALKYEHVVRGAD, encoded by the coding sequence ATGAACCGTGAGCCCTCCGGACTCTTCCTCTCCGGGCTCTCCGCGGGCCTCGACATCGGGTTCGGCCCGCTGTTGATGGCCGTGGCGCTGACCCTCTCGCCCGGCGGGTACGGGGACCTCGGCACGGAGCTGCTGCTCGCGAGCGTCTACTCCGTCGGCTTCATCTTCGTCATCCTCGGCCGGTCGGAGCTGTTCACCGAACACACGATGCTCGCGGTGATCCCCGTGTTGGACCGGCAGGCGTCGCTCCGACAGCTCGGCCGCCTCTGGGGGCTCGTGTACGTCGGGAACCTCCTCGGCGGCCTGTCGTTCGCCCTGCTCGCGACCCTCCTCACGCCCGGGCTCGGCGTCGTCGAGGCGGCCGCCTTCGAGGCCATCGCGCTGAAACTCGTCTCCCACGACCTCGCGTGGCTGTTCGTCGGCGGCGTGTTCGCCGGCTGGCTGATGGGGCTGCTGGCGTGGCTGATCACGGCCGCGCAAGAGACGACGGGGCGCCTGCTCATGGTGCTGATAGTCACCGGCACCATCGGACTGCTCCACCTGCCGCACTCGATCGCGGGCAACGTGGAGGTGCTGTTCGGACTGTTCGTCTCGCCCGCGATCACCGTGACCGACTACCTGTCCTTCCTCGCGCTCGCGACCGTCGGCAACGCCGTCGGCGGCGGGATCTTCGTCGCGGCGCTGAAGTACGAACACGTCGTCCGCGGCGCGGACTGA
- the mce gene encoding methylmalonyl-CoA epimerase, with the protein MRFDHVGVATRDATALADLFGGLLDAPVAHEETFDGMRVVFLELDGGGYFELLEPDTGGTIADYLDREGPGVHHVALAVDDLPAALDDARDLGIDLVDEDPRPGAWGHEVAFLHPRSTAGVLVEFVEH; encoded by the coding sequence ATGCGCTTCGACCACGTCGGCGTCGCGACGCGCGACGCCACCGCCCTCGCCGACCTGTTCGGCGGCCTGCTCGACGCCCCGGTCGCCCACGAGGAGACGTTCGACGGGATGCGCGTCGTCTTCCTCGAACTCGACGGCGGCGGCTACTTCGAACTGCTCGAACCGGACACCGGCGGAACGATCGCGGACTACCTCGACCGCGAGGGACCCGGCGTTCACCACGTCGCGCTCGCGGTCGACGACCTCCCGGCCGCGCTCGACGACGCGCGCGACCTCGGCATCGACCTCGTCGACGAGGACCCCCGTCCCGGCGCGTGGGGCCACGAGGTCGCGTTTCTCCATCCGCGGTCGACGGCCGGGGTACTCGTCGAGTTCGTCGAGCACTGA
- a CDS encoding S9 family peptidase, which yields MSELPLDAYYDLTQIGEVAVSPTGDRVAFTATEYDQAADEAVSSLFVAPTDGSREPHRLTSASGASAPAWGPEGDRLAFVAARDRDAEKRVGWRDRDEEEADGEEADGDDAEAEDDADDADAETEDDGPLENGDEESKPQVWIFDLALGGDAHQVTERDEGVAGFDWSPDGDRLVIESRDPTDEESEYLDQVREEGGPIETTRLQHKVNGAGWTDDVTRYLFVVDLDDPESDPRRLDDAYGGGAFEDLAGMDPTWGEAGRIAFTSCRLDRPDDTSVRDVYAVSPDGGDAEQLTGGDLTHGEPAWRPDGDGVATVAGDPEDPPAPAEVYLIEGGADEGPTSLTGDLDRTVARGSGVDWVDGAIYTRIADESHTRLVRVGTDGTVERVFEAQGRDRAMTGFDVADDGSTAVTVLSTPTDGTDLYAVDVDDLDAATEPDSFRRLTSVNESLVDEFAMPEARRVEWESDGWMLDGVLYHDPDVDPEDGDHPLVVAIHGGPMSYDEPVFSFGHAALTSRGYLVFRPNYRGGTSRGREFTAELTGKWGTAEVDDIAAGVESLADRGWVDPDRVFGHGFSYGGIAQGFLVTREPDLFAAAAPEHGIYDIRSAFGTDDTHNWMEAEFGLPWENPEAFDASTAILDAGNIETPLLVMAGGEDWRCPPSQSEQLYVAARKQGIDAELVVYPDEHHNIGDPDRAIHRLEKILGWYETHDPAVGADD from the coding sequence ATGTCGGAACTACCGCTGGACGCCTACTACGATCTGACCCAGATCGGCGAGGTCGCCGTCTCCCCGACGGGCGACCGCGTCGCCTTCACCGCGACCGAGTACGACCAGGCCGCCGACGAGGCGGTCTCTTCGCTGTTCGTCGCCCCCACCGACGGCTCCCGCGAGCCGCACCGCCTGACGAGCGCCTCCGGTGCCTCCGCGCCGGCGTGGGGGCCCGAGGGCGACCGCCTCGCGTTCGTGGCCGCCCGCGACCGCGACGCCGAGAAGCGGGTCGGCTGGCGCGACCGAGACGAGGAAGAAGCCGACGGGGAGGAAGCCGACGGCGACGACGCGGAGGCCGAAGACGACGCCGACGACGCCGACGCCGAGACCGAGGACGACGGGCCCCTCGAAAACGGCGACGAGGAGTCGAAGCCGCAGGTGTGGATCTTCGACCTCGCGCTCGGGGGCGACGCGCATCAGGTCACGGAGCGCGACGAGGGCGTCGCCGGCTTCGACTGGTCGCCCGACGGCGACCGGCTGGTGATCGAGTCGCGCGACCCGACCGACGAGGAGTCCGAGTACCTCGATCAGGTGCGCGAGGAGGGCGGCCCGATCGAGACGACGCGGCTCCAGCACAAGGTGAACGGCGCGGGCTGGACCGACGACGTGACGCGGTACCTCTTCGTCGTCGACCTCGACGACCCAGAGAGCGACCCCCGCCGGCTCGACGACGCGTACGGCGGCGGCGCCTTCGAGGACCTCGCCGGGATGGACCCGACGTGGGGCGAGGCCGGCCGGATCGCGTTCACCTCGTGTCGGCTCGACCGCCCGGACGACACCTCCGTCCGCGACGTCTACGCGGTCTCGCCCGACGGCGGCGACGCCGAGCAGCTCACGGGCGGTGATCTCACACACGGCGAGCCGGCGTGGCGCCCCGACGGCGACGGCGTCGCGACGGTCGCCGGCGACCCCGAGGACCCGCCCGCCCCGGCGGAGGTGTACCTCATCGAGGGGGGCGCCGACGAGGGCCCGACCTCGCTCACCGGCGACCTCGACAGGACGGTGGCCCGCGGCAGCGGGGTCGACTGGGTCGACGGCGCGATCTACACGCGGATCGCGGACGAGAGCCACACCCGCTTGGTCCGCGTCGGGACCGACGGGACCGTCGAGCGCGTCTTCGAGGCGCAGGGCCGCGACCGCGCCATGACCGGGTTCGACGTCGCCGACGACGGGTCGACGGCGGTGACGGTCCTCTCGACGCCGACCGACGGGACGGACCTGTACGCGGTCGACGTCGACGACCTCGACGCGGCCACGGAACCGGACTCCTTCCGGCGGCTGACGTCGGTCAACGAGTCGCTCGTCGACGAGTTCGCGATGCCGGAGGCCCGGCGCGTCGAGTGGGAGTCGGACGGCTGGATGCTCGACGGCGTGCTCTACCACGACCCGGACGTGGACCCCGAAGACGGCGACCACCCGCTGGTAGTGGCGATCCACGGCGGTCCGATGTCGTACGACGAGCCCGTCTTCAGCTTCGGGCACGCCGCGCTGACGAGCCGGGGCTACCTCGTCTTCCGCCCGAACTACCGCGGCGGCACCTCCCGCGGCCGGGAGTTCACCGCGGAGCTGACCGGGAAGTGGGGCACCGCCGAGGTCGACGACATCGCGGCCGGCGTGGAGTCGCTCGCGGACCGCGGCTGGGTCGACCCCGACCGCGTGTTCGGCCACGGCTTCTCGTACGGCGGCATCGCGCAGGGGTTCCTCGTCACGCGGGAGCCGGACCTGTTCGCCGCCGCGGCGCCCGAGCACGGTATCTACGACATCCGGTCGGCGTTCGGCACGGACGACACGCACAACTGGATGGAGGCCGAGTTCGGGCTCCCGTGGGAGAACCCGGAGGCGTTCGACGCGTCGACGGCGATCCTCGACGCCGGGAACATCGAGACGCCGCTGCTCGTGATGGCCGGCGGCGAGGACTGGCGGTGTCCGCCCTCGCAGTCGGAGCAGCTGTACGTCGCCGCCCGCAAGCAGGGGATCGACGCCGAACTGGTCGTCTACCCGGACGAGCACCACAACATCGGCGATCCCGACCGCGCGATCCACCGACTGGAGAAGATCCTCGGCTGGTACGAGACGCACGACCCTGCGGTCGGGGCGGACGACTGA
- a CDS encoding cyclase family protein, whose amino-acid sequence MFRDCSRPIETGMPTYPGDPDVTLAPDATHEEDGYATSELRTGTHAGTHVDAPKHTVPGGEAIDERAVERFAFDARLVDPRPLGPREAIAPDALPEPSDLDDDVDLLVLRTGWESHWGTDRYRDHPYLTAAAAERCRAAGVGVGLDAFGPDSTPTASGDIGSSVTAGDADSAAPTDDEPDGTPAHDVLLGDSLPIVENLCGLDGLPERFRLYAFPLRLRAADGSPVRAVAEWE is encoded by the coding sequence GTGTTCCGCGACTGCTCGCGACCGATCGAGACGGGGATGCCGACCTACCCGGGCGACCCCGACGTGACGCTCGCGCCGGACGCGACCCACGAGGAGGACGGGTACGCGACGAGCGAACTCCGGACCGGCACCCACGCGGGGACCCACGTCGACGCGCCGAAGCACACGGTGCCGGGCGGCGAGGCGATCGACGAGCGGGCAGTCGAGCGGTTCGCGTTCGACGCGCGGCTCGTCGATCCCCGGCCGCTCGGACCGCGGGAAGCGATCGCACCTGACGCGCTGCCCGAGCCGAGCGACCTCGACGACGATGTCGACCTCCTCGTCCTCCGGACCGGCTGGGAATCGCACTGGGGGACCGACCGGTACCGCGACCACCCGTACCTGACCGCCGCGGCCGCCGAGCGGTGTCGGGCGGCTGGCGTCGGCGTCGGCCTCGACGCGTTCGGACCTGACTCGACGCCGACCGCGAGCGGCGACATCGGATCGTCCGTGACCGCGGGCGACGCCGACTCGGCCGCACCGACGGACGACGAACCCGACGGCACCCCCGCCCACGACGTCCTCCTGGGCGACTCGCTGCCGATCGTCGAGAACCTCTGCGGGCTCGACGGGCTCCCCGAGCGGTTCCGGCTGTACGCCTTCCCGCTCCGGCTCCGCGCCGCCGACGGGTCGCCGGTGCGCGCGGTCGCGGAGTGGGAGTAG
- a CDS encoding 50S ribosomal protein L44e: MEMPRRFNTYCPHCDSHQEHEVEKVRSGRATGMKRDARQQRRALATIGNAGGYSKVPGGDKPTKKTHLKYRCGDCGKAHMREGWRAGRLTFQE; this comes from the coding sequence ATGGAAATGCCACGCCGCTTCAACACGTACTGTCCGCACTGTGACTCCCATCAGGAGCACGAGGTGGAGAAGGTCCGATCGGGTCGCGCGACCGGAATGAAGCGCGACGCGCGGCAGCAGCGCCGCGCGCTCGCGACCATCGGCAACGCCGGCGGGTACTCGAAGGTGCCCGGTGGCGACAAGCCGACGAAGAAGACCCACCTGAAATACCGCTGCGGCGACTGCGGCAAGGCCCACATGCGCGAGGGATGGCGCGCCGGCCGTCTCACGTTCCAGGAGTAA
- a CDS encoding 30S ribosomal protein S27e, translating into MAGDFHRVACGDCENEQVVFGKASSTVSCAVCGTTLATPTGGEAELHGEIVETVEAR; encoded by the coding sequence ATGGCGGGAGACTTCCACCGCGTCGCCTGCGGCGACTGCGAGAACGAACAGGTCGTCTTCGGCAAGGCCTCCTCGACGGTGTCGTGCGCGGTCTGCGGCACGACCCTCGCGACCCCCACCGGCGGGGAGGCGGAGCTTCACGGCGAAATCGTCGAAACCGTTGAGGCGCGGTAA
- a CDS encoding translation initiation factor IF-2 subunit alpha — translation MKYSGWPEPGELVVGDVDEIADFGVFVDLDEYEDKRGLCHISEVASGWIKNVRDHVREGQTVVAKVLEVDESSNQIDLSIKDVNEHQRKETIQDWKNAQKADNWMLIALGEDVDDDRYTSVANALLAEYESLYDAFESAAISGDEALDDVDVDADTADAVVTAARDNVSVPYVDVTGYVDLESAAPDGVDDVRDALAAAEGNGEIPDGVELDVGYVGSPEYRIKVRAPDYKTAESQLETAAERARESIEAAGGAGEFHRERREDDE, via the coding sequence ATGAAGTACAGCGGCTGGCCCGAACCCGGCGAGTTGGTGGTCGGCGACGTCGACGAGATCGCCGACTTCGGCGTGTTCGTCGACCTCGACGAGTACGAGGACAAGCGCGGCCTCTGCCACATCAGCGAGGTCGCGTCCGGCTGGATCAAGAACGTCCGCGACCACGTCCGCGAGGGACAGACGGTCGTCGCGAAGGTGCTGGAGGTCGACGAGTCGTCGAACCAGATCGACCTGTCGATCAAAGACGTCAACGAACACCAGCGAAAGGAGACGATCCAGGACTGGAAGAACGCCCAGAAGGCCGACAACTGGATGCTCATCGCGCTCGGCGAGGACGTCGACGACGACCGCTACACGTCGGTCGCCAACGCCCTCCTCGCGGAGTACGAGAGCCTCTACGACGCCTTCGAGTCGGCCGCGATCAGCGGCGACGAGGCGCTCGACGACGTCGACGTCGACGCCGACACCGCCGACGCGGTGGTCACGGCCGCCCGCGACAACGTCTCCGTCCCGTACGTCGACGTGACGGGCTACGTCGACCTCGAGTCGGCGGCCCCCGACGGCGTCGACGACGTGCGCGACGCGCTCGCGGCCGCCGAGGGGAACGGCGAGATCCCGGACGGCGTCGAGCTCGACGTCGGCTACGTGGGCTCGCCCGAGTACCGGATCAAGGTCCGCGCGCCGGACTACAAGACGGCGGAGTCGCAGCTCGAGACCGCCGCCGAGCGCGCCCGCGAGTCGATCGAGGCCGCCGGCGGCGCCGGCGAGTTCCACCGCGAGCGGCGCGAAGACGACGAGTAA
- a CDS encoding RNA-protein complex protein Nop10, protein MKSDIRVCANWETAHDRPVYALGDRCPACDGPTENSAPAPFGPEDPYGEYRRRARRRSE, encoded by the coding sequence GTGAAATCAGATATCCGCGTCTGCGCGAACTGGGAGACCGCTCACGACCGACCGGTGTACGCGCTCGGCGACCGCTGTCCGGCGTGTGACGGCCCCACCGAGAACAGCGCGCCGGCCCCGTTCGGCCCGGAGGACCCCTACGGCGAGTACCGCCGGCGGGCGCGGCGGCGGTCGGAGTAG
- a CDS encoding proteasome assembly chaperone family protein produces the protein MEDIEIDEVATPELTDPVLIEGLPGVGHVGKLAAEHLLEEFDGELVRRVYATEFPPQVSVDDEGVAELTCAEFHAVETDGADLLVLTGDHQAGSNEGHYRLTSTFLDIAGEFGAERAFALGGVPTGELVEEYTVLGAVSDGSLVDDLEDAGVEFRADEPAGGIVGVSGLVLGLGGRRGFEAACLMGETSGYLVDPKSARAVLETLEAVLDMSVDYESLEDRAEEMEEVVGKIREMQEGPAVPDDDLRYIG, from the coding sequence ATGGAGGACATCGAGATCGACGAGGTCGCGACGCCGGAGCTTACGGACCCGGTGTTGATCGAGGGGCTGCCGGGCGTCGGCCACGTGGGGAAACTGGCGGCCGAACACCTCTTAGAGGAGTTCGACGGGGAGTTAGTCCGGCGGGTGTACGCCACGGAGTTCCCGCCGCAGGTGAGCGTCGACGACGAGGGGGTCGCGGAGCTGACCTGCGCCGAGTTCCACGCCGTCGAGACCGACGGCGCCGACCTGCTCGTGTTAACCGGCGACCACCAGGCCGGATCGAACGAGGGCCACTACCGGCTCACCTCGACGTTCCTCGACATCGCCGGGGAGTTCGGCGCCGAGCGGGCGTTCGCGCTCGGCGGCGTCCCGACCGGCGAGCTCGTCGAGGAGTACACCGTCCTCGGCGCGGTCTCCGACGGGTCCCTCGTCGACGACCTCGAGGACGCCGGCGTCGAGTTCCGCGCGGACGAGCCGGCCGGCGGCATCGTCGGCGTCTCCGGGCTCGTGCTCGGCCTCGGCGGTCGGCGCGGCTTCGAGGCCGCCTGCCTGATGGGCGAGACGAGCGGCTACCTCGTCGACCCGAAGAGCGCTCGCGCCGTGCTGGAGACGCTGGAGGCGGTCCTCGACATGTCCGTCGACTACGAGAGCTTAGAGGACCGCGCCGAGGAGATGGAGGAGGTCGTCGGCAAGATCCGCGAGATGCAGGAGGGGCCGGCGGTGCCGGACGACGACCTGCGCTACATCGGGTGA
- a CDS encoding thiolase domain-containing protein — protein MTDVRVAGVGLTPFGSHSERTGRDLFGEAALRAFEDAAVDRADVEELNYGNFMGALAEHQGHQAPLMAEAAGVRCPATRYESACASAGVAVREAVRTVAAGDADVVLAGGMERMTNLPTDEVTEGLAIAADDLFEVRAGVTFPGAYALMANAYFDAYGGSREDLAHIASKNHENALPNEYAQYRREVSVAEAMDAPPVAEPLHLYDACPITDGASALVLVSEEYAAEHDLDASVAVTGTGQGTDRMALGDREHLARTPAADDAADAAYADAGVEAADVDVAEVHDCFTIAEVLALESLGLFEPGEGISAAREGLTTADGDLPVNLSGGLKAKGHPVGATGGSQIAELTRLLRGDHPNSEHVPEAEVGVAHNAGGTVASAVVHVLEVAG, from the coding sequence ATGACTGACGTACGCGTCGCCGGGGTCGGGCTCACTCCCTTCGGCAGCCACTCGGAGCGCACCGGCCGCGACCTGTTCGGCGAGGCCGCGCTGCGGGCGTTCGAGGACGCGGCCGTCGACAGGGCCGACGTCGAGGAGCTGAACTACGGGAACTTCATGGGCGCGCTCGCCGAACACCAGGGCCACCAGGCGCCGCTGATGGCCGAGGCCGCGGGGGTCCGCTGCCCGGCGACGCGCTACGAGTCGGCGTGCGCGTCGGCCGGCGTCGCGGTCCGCGAGGCGGTCCGGACGGTGGCGGCGGGCGACGCCGACGTCGTCCTCGCGGGCGGGATGGAGCGCATGACGAACCTCCCGACCGACGAGGTGACGGAGGGGCTCGCCATCGCGGCCGACGACCTCTTCGAGGTGCGGGCCGGGGTGACCTTCCCGGGCGCGTACGCGCTGATGGCGAACGCCTACTTCGACGCCTACGGCGGGAGCCGCGAGGACCTCGCCCATATCGCGTCGAAGAACCACGAGAACGCACTGCCGAACGAGTACGCCCAGTACCGCAGGGAGGTGTCCGTCGCGGAGGCGATGGACGCCCCGCCGGTCGCGGAGCCGCTCCACCTGTACGACGCCTGTCCGATCACCGACGGGGCGAGCGCGCTCGTGCTGGTCTCCGAGGAGTACGCCGCCGAGCACGACCTCGACGCCTCGGTCGCGGTGACGGGGACCGGGCAGGGGACCGACCGGATGGCGCTCGGGGACCGCGAGCACCTCGCCCGGACGCCCGCGGCCGACGACGCGGCCGACGCGGCCTACGCCGATGCGGGCGTCGAGGCCGCCGACGTCGACGTCGCCGAGGTCCACGACTGCTTCACCATCGCGGAGGTGCTGGCGCTGGAGTCGCTCGGGCTGTTCGAACCGGGTGAGGGGATCTCGGCGGCCCGCGAGGGGCTCACGACCGCCGACGGCGACCTCCCGGTGAACCTCTCCGGCGGGCTGAAGGCGAAGGGTCACCCGGTCGGCGCCACCGGCGGCTCGCAGATCGCCGAGCTGACCCGCCTGCTCCGGGGCGACCATCCCAACAGCGAGCACGTCCCGGAGGCGGAGGTCGGCGTCGCGCACAACGCGGGCGGCACGGTCGCCAGCGCGGTCGTCCACGTGCTGGAGGTGGCCGGATGA
- a CDS encoding Zn-ribbon domain-containing OB-fold protein has translation MSDDGADAADEADETDAAPPTDRHYAEWLDALADGDGFALVCPEGHGSLPPRRVCPECGAADLSREPLDETGTVATYSVVHVPSPRFADDAPYATAVADFGPTRLTGIVRDGGADDEAPEVEIGDTIAVDVGERATDGERLVVFRPAGGR, from the coding sequence ATGAGCGACGACGGCGCGGACGCGGCGGACGAGGCGGACGAGACGGACGCGGCGCCGCCGACGGACCGCCACTACGCCGAGTGGCTCGACGCGCTCGCCGACGGGGACGGGTTCGCCTTGGTCTGTCCGGAGGGACACGGCTCCCTTCCCCCGCGGCGGGTGTGTCCCGAGTGCGGGGCCGCCGACCTCTCGCGGGAGCCCCTCGACGAGACGGGGACGGTGGCGACGTACAGCGTCGTCCACGTCCCGTCGCCGCGCTTCGCCGACGACGCGCCGTACGCGACCGCGGTGGCGGACTTCGGTCCGACGCGGCTGACGGGGATCGTCCGCGACGGCGGCGCGGACGACGAAGCGCCCGAGGTCGAAATCGGCGACACGATCGCGGTCGACGTGGGCGAGCGGGCCACCGACGGCGAGCGCCTCGTCGTCTTTCGGCCGGCTGGCGGGCGCTGA